Proteins encoded by one window of Winogradskyella sp. PG-2:
- a CDS encoding rhomboid family intramembrane serine protease has product MSAVNDFKYKFKNFNAFEKIIVINIIVFIIGQLIGVFGRTDSSLSYLSLPSDFYSFLLKPWTLLTYGFAHYGFFHILFNLLILYFISRMLLNLFRPKMALNIYFLGIIVGGLAFLFVYNVLPKAFLINSSGVVGASAGIRALLIFLGVFMAEKEVRVFRFNIKLKYIAIALVVMDVLGLFTWNQGGNVAHLGGALLGYFYAIKLKQGKDIGAGFERAMDTVVSWFQPKSNLKTVHRKKGKGNYAGKTKDEFHTFNNQKKIDLILDKISKSGYESLTAEEKEFLFKAGK; this is encoded by the coding sequence ATGAGCGCAGTTAATGATTTTAAATACAAGTTCAAGAATTTCAATGCATTTGAAAAGATAATCGTTATTAATATTATCGTTTTTATCATTGGCCAGTTGATTGGTGTTTTTGGAAGAACAGATAGCTCATTATCTTATTTGAGTTTACCTTCTGATTTCTATAGTTTTTTATTAAAACCATGGACACTTTTAACGTATGGATTTGCCCATTATGGCTTTTTTCATATTCTTTTTAATCTTTTGATTCTATATTTTATATCTAGAATGCTCTTAAATTTATTCCGCCCCAAAATGGCACTAAATATTTATTTTTTAGGCATTATTGTTGGTGGTTTGGCTTTTCTATTTGTATATAATGTTTTGCCAAAAGCATTTTTAATTAATAGCTCAGGAGTAGTTGGTGCTTCTGCAGGTATTAGAGCTTTGCTAATTTTTCTTGGTGTTTTTATGGCAGAGAAAGAAGTTAGAGTTTTTAGATTTAATATTAAACTGAAATATATCGCTATCGCTTTAGTTGTTATGGATGTACTAGGTTTATTCACATGGAATCAAGGAGGAAATGTGGCGCATCTTGGTGGTGCTTTATTGGGCTATTTTTATGCCATAAAGCTTAAACAAGGGAAAGATATTGGTGCAGGTTTTGAACGAGCTATGGATACTGTTGTGAGTTGGTTCCAACCAAAATCAAATTTAAAAACGGTACATCGAAAAAAAGGAAAGGGTAATTATGCAGGTAAGACTAAAGATGAGTTTCATACGTTTAATAATCAGAAGAAGATCGATTTAATTCTCGATAAAATTAGTAAAAGTGGTTACGAGAGTCTAACTGCTGAAGAAAAAGAATTTCTCTTTAAAGCAGGAAAGTAG
- a CDS encoding rhomboid family intramembrane serine protease: MRQQITDAVKHLLIINAVMFIGTLAIGNGQAFYQWFALYFPKNELFQPWQILTHMFMHGDIMHIFFNMFALWMFGTAVEQVFGWKKFVTFYLLSGIGAAIIQVAFLYFQYNTGLTSLIETGFSQGEIVSVLAEGKYNTSWVSILGDKFDGFVGAFNSTMVGASGAIMGVLVAFGMLFPESKLMLIFLPIPIKAKYFIPAIIAMDLFSGLTGSSFFSPSNTAYMAHVGGAFTGFLLMYFWKKNEKDKYRWN, from the coding sequence ATGAGACAACAAATAACTGATGCGGTAAAACATTTACTGATTATTAATGCTGTAATGTTCATTGGAACATTAGCAATTGGTAATGGTCAAGCTTTTTATCAATGGTTTGCTTTATATTTTCCAAAAAACGAATTATTTCAACCTTGGCAAATTTTAACACACATGTTTATGCATGGAGACATAATGCATATATTCTTTAATATGTTTGCATTGTGGATGTTTGGAACAGCTGTAGAACAGGTTTTTGGGTGGAAAAAATTTGTCACATTTTATCTGCTTTCAGGTATTGGTGCCGCAATAATTCAAGTCGCATTTTTATACTTTCAATATAATACAGGTTTAACGTCTTTAATAGAAACAGGTTTTTCTCAAGGTGAAATTGTAAGTGTGCTTGCTGAAGGAAAGTATAATACAAGTTGGGTTTCTATATTAGGGGATAAATTCGATGGGTTTGTAGGAGCTTTCAATTCTACTATGGTAGGTGCTTCGGGAGCCATAATGGGAGTTTTAGTTGCTTTTGGAATGTTATTTCCGGAGTCTAAGTTGATGTTAATCTTTCTGCCAATACCAATAAAGGCGAAATACTTTATTCCTGCCATAATTGCAATGGATTTGTTTTCAGGTTTAACGGGTTCTTCTTTTTTTAGCCCAAGTAATACAGCATATATGGCACACGTTGGTGGTGCGTTTACAGGATTCTTATTAATGTATTTCTGGAAAAAAAATGAAAAAGATAAATACCGCTGGAATTAG
- the mutL gene encoding DNA mismatch repair endonuclease MutL, whose amino-acid sequence MTDIIQLLPDHVANQIAAGEVVQRPASVVKELLENAIDADASEIKLIIKNAGKVLVQVIDNGKGMSVTDARLSFERHATSKIKSAEDLFQLNTKGFRGEALASIAAIAHVELKTKRAEDELGTAIEIEGSTVKSQDVSVTPSGTSVAVKNLFFNIPARRNFLKSDTVELRHISDEFHRVALAHPNIAFAFYHNGSELFNLPQENYRQRVVHIFGTKTNEKLVPVEEETEVLKISGFVGKPEFSKKTKSEQFFFVNQRFIKSPYLNHALKSAFEGLLKEGYHPSYFLNLTVDPKTIDINIHPTKTEIKFDDEHTLYAILRSAVKHSLGQFNIAPVLDFEHQSSLNTPYNYKDKTASAPAIEVDRAFNPFSDDTNSNSGKQRGHHTSSFKQTPAASWESLYVGLESKGNNTKADLNQVTFESDSKTETIFSDDSIETTKTTFQLQQKYIVSTLKSGMLIIDQNRAHQRILYENFLKHITIKEATSQQLLFPLQLHFTPNETKIINDLKLDLEHTGFVFSMLNEDEITITGVPVGVPESEVSIILEQLISDVENDVPDTNFSAADLLAKSMAKSLAIKNGQSLNSLEQEHMVNSLFACKEPNVSPTNRPTFITMKVDDIEKKFM is encoded by the coding sequence ATGACAGATATCATCCAACTTTTACCAGACCATGTTGCCAATCAAATTGCAGCAGGTGAGGTGGTTCAACGACCAGCTTCAGTAGTTAAAGAACTTCTAGAAAATGCTATTGATGCAGATGCTTCAGAAATTAAACTCATTATTAAAAATGCTGGTAAGGTCTTAGTACAGGTTATTGATAATGGAAAAGGCATGAGTGTAACAGATGCACGTTTGAGTTTTGAACGTCATGCAACTTCCAAAATTAAATCTGCTGAAGATTTATTTCAACTCAATACAAAAGGATTTAGAGGTGAGGCATTAGCCAGTATAGCTGCTATTGCGCATGTAGAATTAAAAACAAAACGCGCAGAAGACGAATTAGGAACTGCTATTGAGATAGAAGGGAGTACTGTAAAATCTCAAGATGTTTCTGTAACTCCATCAGGAACTTCTGTAGCTGTTAAAAATTTGTTTTTTAATATACCAGCAAGACGAAATTTTTTGAAATCAGATACTGTAGAGTTAAGACACATTTCAGATGAGTTTCATCGTGTGGCTCTAGCACATCCTAATATAGCTTTTGCATTCTATCATAATGGAAGCGAACTTTTTAATTTGCCGCAAGAGAATTATAGACAACGTGTTGTCCATATTTTTGGCACTAAGACCAATGAAAAATTGGTGCCAGTAGAAGAGGAGACTGAAGTATTGAAAATTTCAGGATTTGTTGGCAAACCAGAATTTTCTAAGAAAACAAAGTCAGAACAATTCTTTTTTGTCAATCAACGTTTTATTAAAAGTCCATATTTAAATCATGCACTTAAATCTGCTTTTGAAGGTTTGCTTAAAGAAGGATATCATCCAAGTTACTTTTTAAACCTTACTGTAGATCCAAAGACTATAGATATTAATATTCATCCCACTAAAACTGAAATTAAGTTTGATGATGAGCATACCTTATATGCTATTTTAAGATCTGCTGTAAAACATAGTTTAGGTCAATTTAATATTGCACCTGTTTTAGATTTTGAACATCAGAGTAGTTTAAATACACCTTATAATTATAAAGACAAAACAGCTTCAGCTCCGGCAATTGAGGTAGATAGAGCTTTTAACCCGTTTTCTGATGACACTAATTCTAATAGCGGAAAACAACGCGGACATCATACATCTAGTTTTAAACAAACTCCGGCAGCATCGTGGGAAAGTTTATATGTTGGTTTGGAGTCTAAAGGTAATAATACCAAAGCTGATCTTAACCAAGTGACTTTTGAAAGTGATTCAAAAACTGAGACTATTTTCAGTGATGACTCAATCGAAACAACAAAGACAACATTTCAATTACAGCAAAAATATATAGTTAGTACTTTGAAATCTGGAATGCTGATTATCGATCAGAATAGAGCGCATCAGCGTATTTTATATGAAAACTTTTTAAAGCATATTACAATAAAGGAAGCTACAAGTCAGCAATTATTATTTCCGCTTCAGTTACATTTCACACCAAATGAAACTAAAATTATTAATGATTTAAAATTAGATTTAGAACACACAGGTTTTGTATTCTCTATGTTAAATGAAGATGAAATCACTATAACAGGAGTCCCAGTTGGAGTGCCAGAGAGCGAGGTATCCATAATATTAGAACAATTAATTAGTGACGTTGAAAACGATGTGCCAGATACTAATTTTAGTGCGGCTGATTTACTAGCTAAGTCTATGGCTAAAAGTTTAGCAATTAAAAATGGGCAATCTTTAAATAGTTTAGAACAAGAGCATATGGTAAATAGTTTATTTGCCTGTAAGGAACCAAATGTATCACCAACCAATAGACCAACGTTTATTACTATGAAAGTTGATGATATTGAAAAGAAATTTATGTAG
- a CDS encoding riboflavin synthase subunit beta — protein sequence MKLKKNRKYSYQPRYYKGEGSPYELKHKFDEHRTTVNPAKGIKGKWNAALDDYHNRDEKVNKRVLIIVGILIFLFLLAIGFDLTIFLPKS from the coding sequence ATGAAATTGAAAAAAAATCGAAAGTATAGTTATCAACCACGTTATTATAAAGGAGAAGGAAGTCCTTACGAACTTAAACATAAGTTCGATGAGCATAGAACGACCGTAAATCCTGCTAAGGGTATAAAAGGAAAGTGGAATGCGGCTTTAGATGATTATCACAATAGAGATGAGAAAGTAAATAAGCGTGTTCTTATCATTGTTGGCATTTTAATCTTCCTGTTTTTATTAGCAATTGGTTTTGACCTGACTATTTTCTTGCCAAAAAGCTAA
- the ribH gene encoding 6,7-dimethyl-8-ribityllumazine synthase yields MATANHNLSNYDKATIPNAKDFRFGIVVSEWNDTITEGLWQGTFDALMDCGAVKENIVRWNVPGTFELTYGAARMSKSIYADSGMLDAIIVIGCVIQGETKHFDFVCDGVTQGIKDLNLKGDIPVIFCVLTDNNRQQSIDRSGGKHGNKGTEAAITAIKMADLRKQTS; encoded by the coding sequence ATGGCTACTGCAAATCATAATTTATCTAACTACGATAAAGCAACAATCCCAAACGCGAAAGATTTTCGGTTTGGGATTGTTGTTTCAGAATGGAATGATACCATTACTGAGGGTTTGTGGCAAGGTACTTTTGATGCACTTATGGATTGTGGTGCAGTAAAAGAGAATATTGTTAGATGGAATGTCCCTGGAACATTTGAACTAACTTATGGAGCTGCCAGAATGTCCAAAAGTATCTATGCAGATTCAGGCATGTTAGATGCCATAATTGTAATAGGTTGTGTTATCCAAGGAGAAACAAAGCATTTCGATTTTGTTTGTGATGGTGTTACACAAGGTATTAAAGATTTAAATCTTAAGGGAGATATACCGGTAATTTTCTGTGTGCTCACCGATAATAATAGACAACAATCAATTGATCGCTCTGGCGGTAAGCACGGTAATAAAGGAACTGAAGCAGCTATTACTGCGATTAAGATGGCAGATCTTAGGAAACAAACGTCTTAA
- a CDS encoding tetratricopeptide repeat protein codes for MATYKKRGYKPKTKKEKEEVVEENSTTAEVFNTLDEGASKTEEWVVKNQKYIIGVIGAIALVVLCYLGYNKIVAEPKAKDAMNEMYTAKKYFDDAVSGVSSDSLYNMALNGGEGKYGMLDIINEYGGSPAANLANYYAGMSYLNLKDYQNAVTYLSDFSSDDKMLGPIAKGGIGDAFVQLEQNEDALEYYIKAFNANVNDFTTPLYLMKAARVAIDLGQNEKALGYLKRIKSEFSTSTEATQADVLIGKVEASL; via the coding sequence ATGGCTACATATAAGAAAAGAGGCTACAAACCTAAAACGAAGAAAGAGAAGGAAGAAGTTGTTGAAGAAAACTCAACTACTGCTGAGGTATTTAATACTTTAGATGAAGGTGCTTCTAAAACCGAAGAGTGGGTTGTTAAAAACCAGAAATACATCATTGGTGTTATAGGTGCTATAGCTTTAGTAGTACTTTGTTATTTAGGTTACAATAAAATTGTAGCTGAGCCAAAGGCTAAAGACGCAATGAATGAAATGTATACCGCTAAGAAATATTTTGATGATGCCGTAAGTGGTGTTTCTTCAGATTCATTATATAATATGGCATTGAATGGTGGTGAAGGTAAATATGGAATGTTAGATATTATTAATGAATATGGTGGAAGTCCTGCGGCTAATTTAGCAAACTATTATGCAGGTATGTCTTATTTAAATTTAAAAGACTATCAGAACGCTGTAACATACTTAAGTGATTTTTCTAGTGATGATAAAATGTTAGGGCCAATTGCTAAAGGTGGTATTGGTGATGCATTTGTACAATTAGAGCAGAATGAGGATGCTTTAGAGTATTATATAAAAGCATTTAATGCAAACGTGAATGATTTTACAACTCCTTTGTATTTAATGAAGGCTGCACGTGTTGCGATAGATTTAGGGCAGAATGAAAAAGCCTTAGGTTACCTTAAGAGAATAAAATCAGAATTTTCAACATCTACGGAGGCAACTCAAGCAGATGTTTTAATCGGAAAAGTAGAAGCAAGCTTATAA
- the recF gene encoding DNA replication/repair protein RecF (All proteins in this family for which functions are known are DNA-binding proteins that assist the filamentation of RecA onto DNA for the initiation of recombination or recombinational repair.) has translation MNLNSVSLVNYKNFESQVFDFDAKINCFVGANGIGKTNALDAIYHLAFGKSYFNPIAVQNINHNAEFFVVDGNFTKNERSEKIIVSLKRGQKKVIKRNGKAYEKFSEHIGFIPLVIISPADRDLIIEGSDTRRKFIDSVISQSDKSYLTELISYNKVLAQRNALLKYFALNNTFNADTLAIYNEQLHTFGSEIFKKRDAFLQTFIPIFKARYEAISQSKEVIDLKYKSDLFNGNLNELLDTNLNKDKALQYTSVGTHKDDMIFLIDGFPIKKFGSQGQQKSFLIALKLAQFDFTKQQSGVSPILLLDDIFDKLDENRVAQIISLVDDDHFGQIFISDTHADRTETIVKQIHQSYKLFKL, from the coding sequence ATGAATCTAAACTCAGTATCTTTAGTTAATTACAAAAATTTTGAAAGTCAGGTTTTCGATTTCGATGCCAAAATCAATTGTTTTGTTGGTGCAAATGGTATCGGAAAAACTAACGCTTTAGATGCCATTTATCACTTAGCATTTGGTAAAAGCTACTTCAATCCGATTGCGGTACAGAATATAAATCACAACGCAGAATTTTTTGTAGTTGATGGTAATTTTACTAAAAATGAGCGTTCAGAAAAAATTATAGTCTCTTTAAAACGAGGACAAAAAAAAGTAATAAAACGTAATGGTAAAGCTTATGAAAAATTCAGTGAGCACATCGGTTTTATTCCTCTAGTTATTATTTCACCAGCTGATCGCGATCTTATTATTGAAGGTAGTGATACAAGACGAAAATTTATTGACAGTGTTATATCTCAGAGTGATAAAAGTTATTTAACCGAACTCATTAGTTACAATAAGGTTTTGGCTCAGCGAAATGCACTTCTAAAGTACTTTGCACTAAATAATACATTTAATGCAGATACACTCGCTATTTACAATGAACAATTACACACGTTTGGTTCGGAAATATTCAAAAAACGTGATGCTTTTTTACAAACCTTTATCCCAATTTTCAAAGCCCGTTACGAAGCTATTAGTCAAAGTAAAGAAGTCATTGATTTAAAATATAAAAGTGACTTATTTAATGGGAACCTTAATGAGCTTTTAGACACAAACCTCAATAAAGATAAAGCTTTACAATATACCAGTGTTGGTACACACAAGGATGATATGATATTTTTAATTGATGGTTTTCCTATTAAGAAGTTTGGAAGTCAAGGCCAACAAAAGTCATTCTTAATAGCACTGAAATTGGCACAATTCGATTTTACAAAACAACAAAGCGGAGTATCACCTATACTACTCTTAGATGATATTTTTGATAAGCTCGATGAAAACCGTGTTGCACAAATTATTAGTTTAGTAGATGATGACCATTTTGGTCAAATCTTTATAAGTGACACACATGCAGACAGAACTGAAACTATCGTAAAGCAAATACACCAATCTTATAAATTATTTAAATTATGA
- a CDS encoding lipocalin family protein yields the protein MRKYLPLICILFFTCSENPESYIQHIEGYWEIEEVTLADGSKKEYKYNETIDYISINDSLHGFRKKLKPGINDTYVTSDDSESLQLIIEDGNLNVYYDTPYAKWKETILDANPENLKVINENKAVYLYKRYLPVKIDTE from the coding sequence ATGAGAAAGTATTTACCACTAATCTGTATTTTATTTTTCACTTGTTCTGAAAACCCTGAATCGTATATACAACATATTGAAGGGTATTGGGAAATTGAAGAAGTAACACTAGCTGATGGTAGTAAAAAAGAATACAAATACAATGAAACTATAGATTACATAAGTATAAATGATAGTTTACATGGATTTAGAAAGAAGTTAAAACCTGGTATAAACGATACGTACGTCACTTCTGATGATTCTGAATCACTACAGTTAATAATTGAAGATGGAAATTTAAATGTCTATTACGATACACCTTATGCAAAATGGAAAGAAACCATTTTAGATGCGAATCCAGAAAACTTAAAGGTAATCAATGAAAATAAGGCTGTATATTTATACAAACGCTATCTACCTGTTAAAATAGATACTGAATAA
- a CDS encoding DUF721 domain-containing protein translates to MAKRNNQNQPIQDILKEFVKRNNLQSGLDKVDVREAWTNLMGNGVNNYTTAIELKHETLYVQLSSSVLREELSYGNEKIVKMLNESIGKEVVKKLVLR, encoded by the coding sequence ATGGCAAAACGCAACAATCAAAATCAACCAATTCAAGATATTCTAAAAGAGTTTGTAAAGAGAAATAACTTACAATCTGGTTTAGATAAGGTAGATGTGCGTGAGGCTTGGACCAACCTAATGGGTAATGGTGTAAATAACTACACAACTGCTATTGAATTAAAACACGAAACACTTTACGTACAATTAAGTTCTAGTGTTTTACGCGAAGAGTTGAGTTACGGTAATGAAAAAATCGTAAAGATGCTAAATGAGTCTATAGGAAAAGAAGTTGTGAAAAAATTAGTGTTACGTTAA
- a CDS encoding class I SAM-dependent methyltransferase, translated as MSYPIPWSMSRAEQATLIQLLQTIKPKTAIEIGTYNGGSLQVISEFSDKVYAVDLTPSYRDKRCDNLTNVEYLIGDSKTVVPKLVDVINKNDEIVEFVLIDGDHSSKGVLEDITNVLKLIPKQLITIILHDSFNPACREGISLYNYNSNPFVHYVELDFVTGAFNHDGLYREMWGGFACIEMQTKERETSVTISSYQEKLFKVTYYKSIHFYRKFFWFLKPIYRIFKK; from the coding sequence ATGTCATATCCTATTCCATGGTCTATGAGTAGAGCAGAACAAGCTACTCTTATTCAATTATTACAGACTATAAAACCAAAAACTGCTATAGAGATTGGCACTTATAATGGTGGAAGCCTTCAAGTCATTAGTGAGTTTTCAGATAAAGTTTACGCTGTTGATTTAACTCCCTCTTATCGTGACAAACGTTGTGATAATTTAACTAATGTAGAGTATCTTATTGGTGACTCTAAAACTGTTGTTCCAAAATTAGTTGACGTAATTAATAAAAATGACGAAATCGTAGAATTTGTTCTTATAGATGGAGATCATAGTTCAAAAGGTGTTTTAGAAGATATTACTAATGTGCTGAAACTTATACCAAAACAGCTAATTACTATTATTCTTCACGATAGTTTTAATCCAGCGTGTAGAGAAGGAATCAGTTTATATAACTACAACAGTAATCCATTTGTACATTATGTTGAGTTAGATTTTGTAACTGGTGCTTTTAATCATGATGGTCTTTATCGTGAAATGTGGGGAGGATTTGCTTGCATTGAAATGCAAACTAAAGAAAGAGAAACTTCAGTAACTATATCTTCTTATCAAGAAAAATTATTTAAGGTCACTTATTACAAGTCCATTCACTTCTACAGAAAGTTCTTTTGGTTTTTAAAACCCATATATCGGATTTTTAAAAAATAG
- a CDS encoding penicillin acylase family protein, whose translation MKYFKLILSFVLTIAIFFALNNKFGSIPPIGKFLNPYSGVWQNETDESITGDISIPGLADKVTVHYDAQLIPHVFAQNDLDLYRAQGYLTAKHRLWQMEFQTYAAAGRLSEIIGEGALNYDRQERRRGMVYGAEQTLKKMSKDKKTMAIAKAYADGVNSYIEQLDPKDYPVEYKLLDYKPEAWSPKKTALLLMYMTKMLAGGDEDIENTNALRLFGKERFDLLFPDFFDITDPVIPKETDWSYIDVPQTPAPNSEPILDSIAETIDKPDPNYGSNNWAVSGEKSTTGHPILANDPHLALNLPSIWFVMQLSTPNHNAFGATLPGALAVISGFNQYIAWGETNATRDVIDWYKIEFNTDRTQYKFDDQWKDVTVRIEDIKIKGKESYKDSVLYTHHGPVVYDKNFKSNNELSGYAMQWTGHIPGNGQRTFLELNKAKNYDEYEAALQYWVAPAQNIVFASTEGDIALWIQGQFPNKWEGQGKFVMDGSKSENDWQSFIPQPFNAHTKNPERGFVSSANQHPVDEAYPYFVFNDGYETYRNRVINDYFNSKAQFSVQDFKDLHNNNYNLKASELMPYMLETMDISGLNAEEQQIYGEAKAWQYNNDVDEVGPSIWRQWYGKLYNMTWDEFDVEDTALDAPFTYQTIYLLKNKGDDVFMDIIETPETETAKDLFLLAFKAAAKRLTEIKAEEGDYMWVNYKATYAGHLLQGLPAFSRVDIPIGGGRNIVNATSENWGPSWRMIVEMTSPPTALGIYPGGQSGNPGSQYYDNFIDDWAAGKYHSLNFMQSNTATEAIIGTQTLIPSN comes from the coding sequence ATGAAGTATTTTAAACTCATTCTATCTTTTGTATTAACGATAGCTATATTTTTTGCACTGAATAACAAATTCGGATCTATTCCTCCAATTGGAAAGTTTCTAAATCCTTACTCTGGAGTTTGGCAAAATGAAACGGACGAATCTATTACTGGAGACATCTCAATTCCTGGACTAGCTGATAAAGTTACAGTCCATTATGATGCCCAATTAATTCCACATGTATTTGCTCAGAATGATTTAGACTTATATAGAGCACAAGGTTACTTAACGGCTAAGCATCGTCTTTGGCAAATGGAGTTTCAGACTTATGCTGCTGCAGGTCGTTTATCTGAAATTATTGGAGAAGGTGCTTTAAACTATGACCGACAAGAACGACGAAGAGGTATGGTTTATGGTGCTGAGCAGACCTTAAAAAAAATGTCTAAAGACAAAAAAACTATGGCTATTGCTAAAGCATATGCAGATGGTGTAAATAGTTATATAGAACAATTAGACCCAAAAGATTATCCTGTAGAATATAAACTTTTAGACTACAAACCTGAAGCCTGGTCACCAAAAAAAACAGCGCTACTTTTAATGTATATGACCAAAATGCTAGCTGGTGGAGATGAGGACATAGAAAACACCAATGCCTTACGTCTATTTGGTAAAGAGCGCTTCGATTTATTATTTCCGGATTTCTTTGATATTACTGATCCTGTTATTCCAAAAGAAACAGATTGGAGTTACATCGATGTTCCACAAACACCTGCACCTAATAGCGAACCTATACTAGATTCTATAGCAGAGACTATTGATAAGCCAGACCCAAATTATGGCAGTAATAATTGGGCAGTATCTGGCGAAAAGTCAACTACTGGTCATCCGATTTTAGCCAACGATCCTCACTTAGCACTCAACTTACCATCTATTTGGTTTGTGATGCAACTGAGCACACCAAATCACAATGCTTTTGGCGCTACACTTCCTGGAGCTTTAGCTGTAATTTCTGGGTTTAATCAGTACATTGCTTGGGGAGAAACTAATGCAACAAGAGATGTTATTGATTGGTATAAAATTGAATTTAATACAGACAGAACTCAATACAAATTTGATGACCAATGGAAAGACGTCACAGTTAGAATTGAAGACATTAAAATAAAAGGAAAAGAGAGTTATAAGGATTCTGTACTCTACACTCATCATGGTCCTGTAGTGTATGATAAAAACTTTAAATCTAATAACGAATTATCTGGTTATGCCATGCAATGGACAGGACATATTCCTGGTAATGGCCAACGCACATTTTTAGAACTCAATAAAGCAAAAAATTATGATGAATATGAAGCTGCTCTGCAATATTGGGTAGCACCAGCTCAAAATATAGTTTTCGCTTCTACCGAAGGAGATATTGCGTTATGGATTCAAGGTCAATTTCCTAACAAATGGGAAGGTCAGGGTAAATTTGTAATGGATGGTAGTAAGTCTGAAAACGATTGGCAAAGTTTTATTCCACAACCTTTTAATGCCCATACCAAAAATCCTGAACGAGGTTTTGTAAGCTCTGCTAATCAGCATCCTGTAGATGAGGCTTATCCTTATTTTGTATTTAATGATGGTTATGAAACTTACAGAAACCGAGTTATCAATGACTACTTCAATTCTAAAGCTCAATTTAGTGTTCAAGATTTTAAAGATCTTCACAATAATAATTATAATCTCAAAGCCTCTGAACTTATGCCTTATATGTTAGAGACTATGGATATTTCTGGTTTAAATGCTGAAGAGCAACAAATCTATGGTGAGGCTAAAGCATGGCAATATAATAATGATGTCGACGAAGTTGGGCCAAGTATTTGGCGCCAATGGTATGGTAAACTCTATAATATGACTTGGGACGAATTTGATGTTGAAGACACAGCGCTAGATGCACCATTTACCTACCAAACCATTTATTTATTAAAAAATAAAGGAGATGATGTATTTATGGATATTATAGAAACACCAGAAACCGAAACCGCTAAAGACTTATTCTTATTAGCTTTTAAAGCTGCAGCAAAACGTTTAACTGAAATAAAAGCTGAAGAAGGTGATTATATGTGGGTAAATTATAAAGCCACATATGCTGGCCATTTATTACAAGGTTTGCCAGCATTCTCTCGGGTTGATATACCAATTGGTGGTGGACGTAATATCGTTAATGCTACATCAGAAAATTGGGGACCATCATGGAGAATGATTGTAGAAATGACCTCTCCTCCAACTGCTTTAGGTATTTATCCTGGAGGGCAATCGGGCAATCCTGGCAGTCAATACTATGATAATTTTATAGACGATTGGGCAGCTGGTAAATACCATAGTCTCAATTTTATGCAAAGCAATACCGCAACGGAAGCTATTATTGGCACACAAACTCTAATTCCAAGCAACTAA